The following coding sequences are from one Lycium ferocissimum isolate CSIRO_LF1 chromosome 3, AGI_CSIRO_Lferr_CH_V1, whole genome shotgun sequence window:
- the LOC132049747 gene encoding aldehyde oxidase GLOX — MTTWNLLFLFFFLIPTRADLPGTWELLVPDAGISSMHTAVTHFNTVVLLDRTSIGPSRKKLPPHHCRVDPNDPILKKDCYAHSVLLDLQTNTIRPLMILTDTWCSSGQFLPDGTLLQTGGDLDGFRKFRKFTPCESSSSICDWEELQEIQLSQGRWYSTNQILPNGEIIIVGGRAANSVEFFPPRKEGAFEFPFLTQAADKQYDNLYPYVHLLPNGHLFIFANNKAVMYDFTANKVVKDYPTLDGGPRNYPSAGSSAMLALTEDYSRAIIVICGGAQFGAYLERSIDTPAHGSCGRIEATGENPVWEMEDMPFARIMGDMVMFPTGEILIINGAQAGTQGFEMASNPCLNPVLYRPNEPLGLRFMTLNPGTVPRMYHSTANLLPDGRILIAGSNPHFFYKFATEFPTELRIEAFSPEYLSPDRANLRPVIIESPEKIKYGEDFGVVVTVELPVVGIVEVNLASAPFSTHSFSQGQRLVKLSVTSAIPNDVAGKYRIGCTAPPDGKVAPPGYYMVFAVNQGVPSVARWIQVVV; from the exons ATGACGACATGGAACCTTctattccttttcttcttccttattCCCACACGTGCCGACCTCCCTGGCACGTGGGAACTCCTCGTCCCCGACGCCGGAATTTCCTCCATGCACACAGCTGTCACACACTTCAACACCGTCGTCCTCCTTGACCGCACCAGCATCGGTCCTTCCAGGAAAAAACTACCTCCCCACCATTGCCGTGTGGACCCTAATGACCCCATTTTGAAAAAAGACTGTTATGCCCACTCTGTTCTTCTTGATTTGCAAACAAACACAATTCGTCCCCTCATGATCCTCACCGACACGTGGTGTTCCTCTGGCCAGTTTCTCCCTGATG GTACACTTCTTCAAACCGGCGGCGACCTTGACGGGTTCCGTAAATTTCGAAAATTCACTCCTTGTGAATCTTCTAGCTCCATCTGTGATTGGGAAGAACTTCAAGAAATTCAACTTTCACAAG GTAGATGGTATTCCACTAATCAAATACTACCAAACGGTGAAATCATAATTGTCGGTGGCCGTGCAGCTAATAGTGTGGAATTTTTCCcaccaagaaaagaaggagcaTTTGAATTCCCATTTTTAACTCAAGCTGCAGATAAACAATATGATAATCTTTACCCTTATGTTCATTTACTACCCAACGGACATCTATTCATATTTGCCAACAACAAAGCTGTTATGTATGATTTTACAGCAAATAAAGTAGTAAAAGATTATCCAACACTTGATGGTGGGCCAAGAAATTACCCATCAGCAGGATCATCAGCTATGCTTGCACTTACAGAGGATTATTCTAGAGCGATCATTGTAATATGTGGTGGAGCTCAATTTGGTGCGTATTTAGAAAGGAGTATAGATACACCTGCACATGGGAGTTGTGGTAGAATTGAAGCAACTGGTGAGAACCCAGTTTGGGAAATGGAAGATATGCCTTTTGCAAGAATCATGGGTGATATG GTAATGTTTCCAACCGGAGAAATTCTCATCATTAATGGAGCTCAAGCAGGAACACAAGGCTTTGAAATGGCATCAAATCCATGTTTAAACCCTGTTTTATACAGACCAAATGAACCATTAGGACTTCGTTTCATGACTTTGAATCCTG GTACAGTACCAAGAATGTATCATTCAACAGCCAATTTATTACCAGACGGTCGAATCTTGATCGCAGGAAGTAACCCACACTTTTTTTACAAGTTTGCAACAGAATTTCCAACCGAATTACGTATCGAAGCGTTTTCTCCGGAGTATTTATCACCCGACAGAGCAAATCTTAGACCAGTAATAATCGAATCACCGGAAAAGATCAAGTACGGTGAAGATTTCGGGGTGGTGGTGACAGTTGAGCTGCCAGTGGTTGGGATTGTGGAGGTGAATTTAGCAAGTGctccattttctacacattcATTTTCACAAGGACAAAGGCTTGTGAAGTTGAGTGTAACAAGTGCGATTCCTAATGATGTCGCCGGAAAATATAGGATCGGATGTACAGCTCCGCCTGACGGGAAGGTGGCGCCACCAGGGTATTACATGGTATTTGCAGTAAACCAAGGGGTGCCCAGTGTGGCACGGTGGATCCAGGTTGTGGTTTga